The region CTAATGTATTAGCATACTCACTAGTTGTTTTTTCTACATTTTGACTACGCTCAGCCAATACATTTTTTTGACCTTCTGTTTGTTCATAAGCTTCTGTTAACACTAATAATTCTTGCTGTCCCTCATCTAATTGCTGATCCAAGCTAGCTCGCTTATCATTCAAGTTAATTAATTGACGATCGAATGTGTCTATTTGTTTACTTAGACTCAAAAGCGTTGTATCTAGTTCGGTTAGACTGCTTTCTTTTGTCGCATATAACTCTTGATGCGTCAAAATATCCGCAACTGCAACCCCTACATCTAACTTAGTCAATTCTTCTTGATAACTTAAATATTTAGTTGCACGTTGGCTTTGATCCCTTAATGGCTCCAACTGAACTTCTAATTCATATACAATATCTTGAACACGATTTAAATTATCTTCTGTTTCAAACAATTTTTGTTCTGCCTGACGTTTACGTTGCTTGTACTTTAAAACACCTGCTGCTTCTTCAAAAATCCCCCGGCGGTCTTCCGGTTTACTATTAAAAATCGCCTCGACTTTCCCTTGGGAAATAATTGAAAAAGACTCTTTTCCCAAACCAGAATCCATAAATAACTCAATAATATCTTTTAAACGACAACTTTGTTTATTAATATAAAAATCACTATCACCATTTCGTTTCAAACGGCGTGTGACGCTTACTTCACTAAAATCTAGCGGTAAAAAACGCTCTTCATTGTCTAAAACTACTGTTACTTCTGCCACATTTAATTGTTTTCGTTTGGTCGTTCCTGCAAAGATAACATCTGGCATTTTACCACCGCGTAAACTTTTAGCCGATTGTTCTCCTAAAACCCAACGGATTGCCTCAGTTATGTTACTTTTCCCACTACCATTTGGACCTACGACAGCGGTTAATCCACGATCAAACTCGATAACTGTTCGCTCTGCAAAAGATTTAAATCCAGCTATCTCTAATCTTTTCAAATACACTAATCTCTGACTCCTTTCCGCTGTTCAACCTGTCATACTTTTACTGATAAAGTTAAAGACAGCTGAACAGTATCAAAAAAACTGACCTGTCCAGCTGATGTTTAATTATTGTTCAAATCTGATATTGCTGCAGCTGCTGCGCTCTGCTCCGCCATTTTTTTAGATTTTCCTTGCCCTCTTCCAATAACATGTCCTTCAACACTGACTTCAACAGCGAATTGACGATTATGGGCAGGTCCTTCTTCTCCGACCAATTGATAAGAGATAGCCACGTCACCGTTTCGTTGTAATATTTCTTGAAGCGCAGTCTTATGATCCATCTCATGTGAAAAAGCACCAGATTCTATTTTCGGAAAAATAACTTGTGCTACAAACTTTTCAGCTGCAACCAACCCTTGATCCAAATATAAAGCTCCTAAAAATGATTCGAATAAGTCACATAATAAGGCAGGTCTTTGACGACCATTGGAATTCTCTTCCCCTTTACCTAAACGAATATAGTGGTCAAACTGACACGCTTTAGCAAATTTAGCTAAACTATCTTCACAAACAATCGCTGCTCGCATTTTAGTTAATTTACCTTCTGGTAAATCTGTAAATTTCCCATATAAGTATTCTGAAATAATTAGCTCTAAAACAGCATCTCCTAAAAATTCCAAACGCTCATTGTCAGTTAGTTCTAAATATCGATGCTCATTGACATAAGATGAATGAGTAAATGCGTCTTCTAATAGTGTGGTATCTTTAAATTCAACTTGAAACCTTTTCTTTATCAACTGTAATAATTGTTCATTCATATCAATCACCCTTTTTCTTTTAACTACACTCATCTTATTATACTGTTTTTAACCAACTTTTTAAACGATTTAACTAAAATATCATGAAATACCTGATATAAAAGCTAATCACTAACCCTAATTGTTACTAAATATTTTAGACGCTCATAACCACTCAACAAAAAAACCAGTCTGGCGCTTGTCATGTTTGACTAGCTGCGACTGGTTTCATTTTTTAATTAATTTAACATCGTTTTTGGATCTAAGAATCCTTTTAACTCTTCTTCATTATAATCTGTTAACTCTAAGGCAGCTTCTAGCAAGCTCAATTCATTTTCAAAGGCATACTTCGCCGTCTTAGCACTCTCGTCATAGCCAATATGAGGACTCAAAGCTGTTACTAGCATCAAAGAATCGTCTAACAATTGAGTCATACGTTTTTCATTTACTTCAATGCCACTTAAGCAACGTTCTCTAAACGAGCACATGCCATCACTTAATAAACGCACTGTTTGTACAAAATTCAACATAATAACAGGTTTAAAAACATTTAATTCAAAGTTTCCCTGGCTAGCCGCAAATTGAATGGTTGTATGATTTCCCATAATTTGTGCTGTAATCATCGTTAAAGCCTCTGCTTGAGTAGGGTTAATCTTACCGGGCATAATTGAGGAACCAGGCTCGTTACTTGGAATCGTAATTTCACCAATACCACAACGTGGTCCACTAGCTAACCAGCGAATATCATTGGCAATCTTCATTAAGTCTCCTGCTAAGCCTGTCAAAATACCGTGAACAGCTGTCATATTGCTATGAGAAGTTAAGCCATAAAATTTATTAGGTTCGTCCATAAAACCTGGATAATACGTTTTATTAATTTCACTTACCATTCCTTTAGAAAAAGTCGGTGAGGCATTGAGACCCGTTCCAACAGCCGTTCCACCAATTGGCAAATAAGCTAATTCTTCTAAGGTTTGGTTTAATAAGTGTTGATTTTTTTCAATCATCCCGCGCCAACCACTAATTTCTTGGGCAAAAGTCAAAGGTGTCGCATCTTGTAAATGTGTTCGACCAATTTTAACTTGGTTTTGATAGGTCTTTTCCAAATTTTTTAATAGCTCAATCCAGTTACCCAACTCTGGTAAGACTTCTTCTTTTACCATACGATAAGCTGCCATATTCATTCCTGTCGGGAAGACATCGTTGGAACTTTGCGACTTATTAATGTCATCATTTGGATGTAACTGAATACCACGATTTTTTTGATTACCTAAAAAAGCAATGACTTCATTAACATTCATATTTGTCTGAGTCCCACTACCTGTTTGCCATACTTTCAAGGGGAAATGTTCTCCAATTGAGTCTTTAGCTAAAATTTCATCACAGACCTCTATAATTAACGTCATTTTTTCTTCAGCCAATTTGCCTTCTAGGCCATTCTGAACCGCAGCTGCTCGCTTTACGTGAACTAAACTACGCATTAATTCCTCTGGCATTACCTCTGTGCCAATCGGGAAATTTTGTAGACTACGCTGCGTTTGTGCGCCCCAGCTAGCCGTTGTAGCTACTTTAATTTCACCGATTGAATCTTTTTCTATCCGGTAATCTGTCACCTTCATCACTCCTTATAGACACATCCAACTTAGGGACAATCATCTGATTTAATTAGATCGCCGCTAAGTAAGTTGATGTCATTAGTTATTTCTTAATTATCATAACGTTTCTCTTACTATTAGTAAATATTTCTGAAAATCTAACCTCTTAAAATCACATTATTTTAGTGTTAATCCATAATTTGTTTTAAAATACTTTCTGATACACCATGTTCGCGAGCCACTTCTAGTACTGTTTTATCTTCACGTAAACTTTGTTTCGTAATAGATGATGCCTCATCATAGCCAATATGACTTGCCAAGCTAGTTGTCAAATAAGTACTTCTTTCTAACAATTCACGACAACGTTTTTCATTCACTTCAATTCCAATTACACAATTATCAATAAATGAACGGAAGGCGTTGGTTAACGCATTGAATGATTCAATCATTGTATAGAAAATAACCGGTTCAAATGCATTTAACTCTAACTGCCCCGCTTCAACAGCCATTGAAATCGTCACATTATGACCTGCAACTAAAAAGGCCGCTTGCGTCACCACTTCAGGAATCACCGGATTAATCTTACCTGGCATAATTGATGATCCATTTTGACGTGAAGGGATAAATAACTCACCTAGGCCCGTACGAGGACCAGATGATAACAGACGAATATCATTGGCAACTTTCGATGTACTTAAAGCGATTGTTTTCAAACAATCTGATACTACTGCATAACAATCAATATTTTGAGTCCCATCGACTAAGTCCTCAGCTACCTCTAAATCAAAACCAGTAATACTATTTAAATGTTTTACTACCATGTTAGGTAGGTCATTGTGGGCTGAGATACCTGTCCCTATCGCTGTCCCCCCCATGTTCAATGAACTAATTTCTGAACGAACATTGACAAGACGGGCAATATTACGTTTCGTCAACACATAGTAAGCATTGAATTCTGCCCCTACTGTAATAGGTACTGCATCACTTAATTGTGTCCGTCCCATTTTTTTAATATCCTTAAATGCTTCCGCTTTAACTTTAAAAGCTGCTGCCAAGTCACTTAAGGTCGGTAATAACTGATCCATCATTTTCAAGAAGGTTAATTTCCCAGCACTTGGGTAAACATCATTCGTTGACTGACCTTTATTGACATGATCGTTCGGACTAACAACCGTATAATCACCTTTTTCGCCACCTAATAATTCAATCGCACGATTAGCTAAGACTTCATTAATGTTCATATTCGTACTCGTACCTGCCCCACCTTGAATGGGGTCAACAATCATTTGATCATATAGATTTCCTTGCAACATCTCATCAGCGGCTTTAATAATAGCCTCACCTATTTTTATATCTAATTCGCCTAACTCCATATTTGCCATAGCGGTTGCTTTTTTTATTTCAACTAGACTTTCAACAAATAATGGATCTAATTTAAGCTTAGTAATTTGAAAGTTATCCACTGCACGTTGCGCATTGACCCCATAATAAGCTTCTTTCGGAATATCTATATTACCTACACTGTCATGTTCTTTACGATACATTTTAATTCCTCCTAATTAGTTGTTGGCTTTCTAGTTTGTAATTTTTCATTTATTAAAACTATTTAACACTGTTTTTTTATAATTATAGTATAACTAAAAAAAAGCGCTTTCTGATCTTTCTCATGTATATTTTTTACTATCTGTGGCTTTTTTTAATCTATTCAAGCAGTATTCTCATACAATTCCCTTAGTGTTCTCTTTTAATTCACAGAAAATGAAAAGGGTTACATAAAACCGAATAAAAAACAAAAAAAGACCTGAGCCTAGGACTCAGATCTTTTTTTATTCGTATTTAACGTTTTTCAGCTGTTACGCCAACTTTACTCCATAATTCATTAGATCGTAATTGCGGATCCCAATCAAAGCCTGTAACACGACTACTAACTGGTAATACTTCATTACGATACAAAGTTGGAATAACAAAGGCTTCATCTACAGCATATGCTTGCCATTCGTCAAATGCTTTTTTACGGAAATCAGCATCAAATGATTTTTCAGAATCAATATTTGCTAGTAATTTATCATTTTCTTCACTTGCAAAACGTGTGTAGTTAAATTGTGCATTACGTCCGTATAAACCACTTGGTGAAGGATCTTCCCCGACTCCCCACGCCCCTTGGTAAACATCAATCTCAGGGTCATCATTTTTCAATTTGTCATAAAATGACTGCATATCTAGTAAACGACCACCTGTTAATTCAACATTTAAACCAATGTCTTTCCACTCTTGCATATAATACTCTGCTAATGGTTGCGCTGTTTCACCACCAGACATTGAAGCAAACTTGATTACTAACTCTTTGCCATCTTTATCTTCAACTAAACCATCACCATCGACATCTTTATAACCAGCATCTGCTAATAATTTTTTGGCTTTGTCTTTATCTTGAGTGTAACCTTTTAATTCAGAGTTGTGGAATGTTTTAAAAATTGGTGGAATTAATGTTGTCGCATTTGAACGTAACCCGTTGTAGAATTGACTTCCAACAACATTATTATCAACCGCATAGCCCATTGCTTGACGCAAATTTTTATCAGCCATTTTTGCTTTTGAATCAGTTACAACTTCGTCATGTTCCTTATCCCACTTGCCTTGTTTAAACCCAATATACGTATATGATAATTCTTCACGACCTAAAATTTCGTAACCTTCAACATCTTTAAACGTTGGGTACATATCTGTTGGTACTTTAA is a window of Vagococcus intermedius DNA encoding:
- the rnc gene encoding ribonuclease III, with the translated sequence MNEQLLQLIKKRFQVEFKDTTLLEDAFTHSSYVNEHRYLELTDNERLEFLGDAVLELIISEYLYGKFTDLPEGKLTKMRAAIVCEDSLAKFAKACQFDHYIRLGKGEENSNGRQRPALLCDLFESFLGALYLDQGLVAAEKFVAQVIFPKIESGAFSHEMDHKTALQEILQRNGDVAISYQLVGEEGPAHNRQFAVEVSVEGHVIGRGQGKSKKMAEQSAAAAAISDLNNN
- a CDS encoding class II fumarate hydratase, with product MKVTDYRIEKDSIGEIKVATTASWGAQTQRSLQNFPIGTEVMPEELMRSLVHVKRAAAVQNGLEGKLAEEKMTLIIEVCDEILAKDSIGEHFPLKVWQTGSGTQTNMNVNEVIAFLGNQKNRGIQLHPNDDINKSQSSNDVFPTGMNMAAYRMVKEEVLPELGNWIELLKNLEKTYQNQVKIGRTHLQDATPLTFAQEISGWRGMIEKNQHLLNQTLEELAYLPIGGTAVGTGLNASPTFSKGMVSEINKTYYPGFMDEPNKFYGLTSHSNMTAVHGILTGLAGDLMKIANDIRWLASGPRCGIGEITIPSNEPGSSIMPGKINPTQAEALTMITAQIMGNHTTIQFAASQGNFELNVFKPVIMLNFVQTVRLLSDGMCSFRERCLSGIEVNEKRMTQLLDDSLMLVTALSPHIGYDESAKTAKYAFENELSLLEAALELTDYNEEELKGFLDPKTMLN
- a CDS encoding aspartate ammonia-lyase, whose translation is MYRKEHDSVGNIDIPKEAYYGVNAQRAVDNFQITKLKLDPLFVESLVEIKKATAMANMELGELDIKIGEAIIKAADEMLQGNLYDQMIVDPIQGGAGTSTNMNINEVLANRAIELLGGEKGDYTVVSPNDHVNKGQSTNDVYPSAGKLTFLKMMDQLLPTLSDLAAAFKVKAEAFKDIKKMGRTQLSDAVPITVGAEFNAYYVLTKRNIARLVNVRSEISSLNMGGTAIGTGISAHNDLPNMVVKHLNSITGFDLEVAEDLVDGTQNIDCYAVVSDCLKTIALSTSKVANDIRLLSSGPRTGLGELFIPSRQNGSSIMPGKINPVIPEVVTQAAFLVAGHNVTISMAVEAGQLELNAFEPVIFYTMIESFNALTNAFRSFIDNCVIGIEVNEKRCRELLERSTYLTTSLASHIGYDEASSITKQSLREDKTVLEVAREHGVSESILKQIMD
- a CDS encoding oligopeptide ABC transporter substrate-binding protein, with the protein product MKKSKKYGLLALTAVAVLSLAACSGGGKKGDKAKENKSIEKVDMESFPLAVSNKEKPIEGGTLDVAVVTDSQFQGLFLWELYSDNTDLQFMTPSHEPLFTMDKDFKITNDGVAKLDIDKDKNIATVTLQKEAVWSDGEPVTIEDVIYPYEIIGHKDYTGVRYDNRYTNIVGMDDYHSGKADTISGIKKVDDKTMTVEFKEMNPSMLQVDGGLSGNAAPKHVLKDIPVKDLESSDAVRKNPVTFGPYVMDKIKPGESVVYVPNKHYYGEKPKMDKLVFSTAQPASIVEALKSKKYDIALKVPTDMYPTFKDVEGYEILGREELSYTYIGFKQGKWDKEHDEVVTDSKAKMADKNLRQAMGYAVDNNVVGSQFYNGLRSNATTLIPPIFKTFHNSELKGYTQDKDKAKKLLADAGYKDVDGDGLVEDKDGKELVIKFASMSGGETAQPLAEYYMQEWKDIGLNVELTGGRLLDMQSFYDKLKNDDPEIDVYQGAWGVGEDPSPSGLYGRNAQFNYTRFASEENDKLLANIDSEKSFDADFRKKAFDEWQAYAVDEAFVIPTLYRNEVLPVSSRVTGFDWDPQLRSNELWSKVGVTAEKR